The stretch of DNA TCCGGTTTCCAGGTCAAGCCATCTTTTGTAATTGGTTATACTGTCCTGGTTCTTAAAAAACAAATGCAGGTTGGCCAGGCATTGGTATTTCATTTGTTCAACCGGGTAGCCCATTGTATTTCTGCCGAATAAATTGTGCGCCGCTAAATACTTTTCTTCAAAAACCAGTTTTTGTATTTCGGGTAAAACTTTATAACCGCCTTTAACAACGGTTGAATACGGGCCACCTGACCAATAGGTTTCTTCATTTAACTGAATGCGTTCTTCCCCGTTCTTTCCAAATACCATGGCGCCCAGGCGGCCATTACCAACCGGCAGGGCTTCGTCCCATTTTTTTGCAGGAGCAGCATGCCATAATAAAGTAGCCGGGTTAAAGGATTGTGTATTGATCTTCAGGGGGATCCCGGTTTTCTGCGCCTGAAGAGCGGATGCTGAAAGAAAAAAAATTACGAAAAACGGGAGCTTGTAATAATTCATCATTGAATATTCATTGAAGTGAGTGCAGAAAAACAAGATAATAAATAAAACATTCTCTGTATGAAAATATATTTTATACTTCGCACGGCATCCATTTTCTTATTTTCCGGAATTTTGCCGGGATTAGTTTTTTATGCTGCCCCTGTCTATTTTTGTATCCCGATGAATAAACAATTTTTTTCAAAAGAAGAGGCCTTTCAGAAAGCAAAACAATACTGTGCCTACCAGGAACGCTGCCACAGCGAGGTGAAGGAGAAACTCTACAGTTTTGGTTTGTATAGGAAGGAAGTGGAAGAACTGCTTTCGAAACTGATAGAAGAAAACTATCTGAACGAGGAACGCTTTGCCATCCAGTTTGCCGGTGGAAAATTCCGGATGAAGCAATGGGGCCGGGTAAAGATAAAATATACCCTCCGGCAAAAGCAGGTAAGCGAATACTGTATAAAAAAAGCGCTGGCCGGCATTCCGGAAACGGATTATTCAGGAACCATGCAAAAACTCTTCGACCAGAAATTAAGAACACTAAAAAGCGAAAAGAACATTTTTATCAAAAAAAGAAAACTGCAGGATCACCTGATGCAGAAAGGATACGAGCCGGCATTGGTAAATTCACTGATCGCCGGGATCTAGTTCCATACACTGGTCCATGTAAAAATCGAACATGCCCTCCCGGTCCCCCGACCACTACCTTTGGTTTATAACCGCTTAACATAAAGAAGTCCCCCCAACTTATTGCCTCTTAGTATCTTAGCTGCTTATGAAGCCTATCAAACAGCTCCTCATCATAACGATATCATTCTTCTTGTGCACCGTTGCCAACGGCCAGCAAGGCACAAAAGAAGAACCCGTGTTCGTGCTAACCGTATTGAATGAAAGATCGCAGCCGGTAGAAGCTGCCACATTGGAGTTGATAAAGGATAATAAATTAGTGAAAGCTGCCATCACAGATGCAAAAGGCCAGGCCCGGTTTGAAAAGATCCCGGCCGGGAACTATACTTTTTCCATTACCAGCAAGGGCTACCATCCGAAAACCACGGCGAATTATTCTTTTCCTTCCACCATAAATACGGCAACGGTAACATTGCTACCCTCCGGCACCACGTTGCAGGAAGTAAGCGTATCATCCCGTAAACCCTTTGTACAGAACAAACAGGGCAAGGTGATACTGAATGTAGAAGCAGCCGTTACCAACGTGGGCTCAACCGTGCTGGAAGTGCTGGAAAAATCACCGGGCGTTACCGTGGACAGGAACGGGGGCATCGCACTGCAGGGCAAGACGGGCGTTTTGGTCCTGGTAGATGATAAACCCACGTACCTGGGTGGAGCAGAGCTGAATAATTTACTCAGCAGCATGAGTTCGGCACAGGTGGAGCAGATAGAGCTGATGACCAACCCGCCTGCAAAATATGACGCCAGCGGCAATGCCGGCATCATCAACATCAAAACAAAGAAGAACAAGGTGAAGGGATTTAATGGTTCATTGACCGTTGCAGCAGGCCAGGGCGTTTACCCCAAGAACAACAACAGCCTGGTTTTTAATTACCGCTCCGGCAAGATCAATACATTTCTTACCTACAGCATGAACCTGAATAAATACCTCACCGATATTTATGCGTACAGGAAGTATTATGATGACAATGGTGCGGTCACTTCTATCCTTGACCAGCCCACGTATTTTTCCGGAACGGTTTTTAATAACACCATAAAACTGGGAGCGGATTATTCTGTTACTCCCAAAACAACCGTCGGTATTGTACTGGGAGGAACCACCATTCAGCGCAAAGGAAAGAGCCGGGCCAGCGCTACCTGGTTAAGCCCGGCAGGAGTGGTGGATTCAGCCATCAGTACCGGCAGCAGCAGCGACAACCATTTTAAAAGCGGGCTGGTAAATGCAAACCTGCGGCATACCATTTCAGCAAAGCAGGAACTGGCAGTGGACATAGACTGGCTGAATTATGCCATCCGCAGCGAACAGTATTTCAATAACCGGTTGCAGTCATCCGGTGGTTACAATGAAGCATCGCAGGGAAATATTCCTTCTGCCATCCATATTGTAAGCGGGAAGGTCGATTATACACAGCGGTTTGGGAAGAACAGTACCTTACAGTCGGGATGGAAATCATCGCATATCAGCACCGACAATACCGCTTCGTACCAGAATTTTCACGGAACCGCCTGGAATGAGGATTATAACAAGAGCAATCATTTTTTATACAAGGAAAATATCCATGCCCTGTACAGCAGCCTGGAAACGAAGTACAGAAAATTCTCCCTGCAGGCGGGGCTTCGGTATGAATACACGGGCTACGATGCCAACCAGCTTGGCAATGTGCTGCAGAAGGATTCAGCTTTCTCCCGCAATTACAGCGGTTTGTTCCCCAGCGGTTACATCAGCTACCAGGCCGATTCTTCCAACAGCTTTACGGTTACCATTGGCCGCCGGATCGATCGGCCTGCTTTTCAGAAACTGAACCCGTTTACGTTCATCATTAATAAATATACCTACCAGACCGGCAACCCTTTCTTCCTGCCGCAGTACAGCTGGAATATAGAACTGGGTCATCAATACAAAAGCATAGTCACAACTAGCGTCTCTTACAGCATCATTAAAAATTATTTTTCGCAGTTGTTCTTAACCGATACCGCAAAAGGGATCTTGTATTATTCAGAAGGGAATGTAGGGCGTACGCACAATATCGGCTTATCCGCCACGCTGATCGTATCGCCGTTCAAATGGTGGTCGCTTACTGCCCAGGCGGTGTTCAATCACAAAGAGCTGAAGGGATATAACGGCAATGCCAATTTCAGATCCGATATCAATCAGCTCAACATCAACATCAGTAACCAGTTCACGGTCTTAAAAAAATACACGGCAGAGATATCCGGGTTCTATACCAGCCGGGCAAGGAATGACCTGCAGGAGGTCTTATATCCTACCGGGCAGCTATCGCTCGGTGTGGCAAGACCTGTGCTGAAAAAGAAAGGCACGCTGAAATTCAGCGCCCGGGACATTTTTTATACCAATGCCATGGAGGGACTCACCCAGTTTACCAAGGCCACCGAATACTTCATCCTCCGCAGGGACAGCCGGGTGTTCAATCTTTCCTTTACATACCGGTTTGGCAAGGCCTACAAAACGGTTAAGCGTTCAAGTGGAAGTGCGGGTGATGAGATGGAGCGGGTAGGGAATGGTTAGGTTTTATAACAAAACAAATAATTTTATTGGCGTCACTATTTTTTTTTGCTTCTCCAAATTCTTCTGAACGCAGCCGAAGGATCTGTCAAGACAAAAAGAAAAGGGAAAAACAATATTTTATTTCAATTCAGCTTTCCAGGATGATGCCTAATTTTATACCCTATGCAGATCGTTGTCCTCATCATTTTCATTGGGGCCATTATCTATACGGTATGGTGGTTACAAAAAAGCAAGGTGCTGGTAAAAGAACCGCTGCCGTTTCAAATAAAGGAAATACTGGAGGAACAGGTACCCTTTTACCAGCAGTTGCCCGAAAATAAAAAGGGCAGTTTTGAGGAACGTACCAAACAATTCCTGGCCCAGGTAAAGATCACCGGCGTTAAGACCCGGGTGGAAGACATGGACCGGGTGCTGATAGCCGCCAGCGCCATCATCCCCATTTTTAATTTCCCCGGCTGGCAATACAGGAACCTGCACGAAGTGTTGCTCTACCCCGATTCTTTTGATCATAAATTTGAACAGCAGGGTGCCGGCCGAAATATCCTGGGCATGGTTGGCAGCGGCGCCCTCAACCATGTGATGATCTTATCGCAGTTTGAACTGCGGCAGGCTTTTACCAATAAGACCGGCAAGAACAATACAGCCATCCATGAGTTTGTACACCTGGTTGATAAAACCGATGGCGACATTGACGGCGTGCCCGGGGCCCTGCTCGGCAAAAAATACATCATACCCTGGCTGCAGCTGATGCAAAAAGAGATGGAGTTCATACGGGATGAGCGCTCCGATATCAACCCCTATGGGACCACCAATGAAGCCGAATTCTTTGCCGTGGTGTCTGAATATTTTTTTGAACGTCCCGACTTTCTGAAACAAAAACACCCGGACCTGTATGCGTTGTTGCTGAGGATATTCAGCCAGCCACTCTAATAAGTATAAGAGTGAAACAATAAAAATTTATTGAGGAAAGCACTTTCTGATCATATTTCTTTTTCTTTTTTGCTTCTCCAAATTCTTCGGCTTCGCTCAGAAGTAACAAATCCTTCGACTACGCTCAGGAGGAGCCCGGAAATCGATTACATCCCGATTTCCTCCGCCAGCTGGCGGACTGATTAAGCCTTGGTACTACTGTGGCTTGTACTTCGGTAACCTGTCTGACGGCAGGCAGGTTCTATTCGTAGGGTCAAACAGCTCACTTTATATTCAAAGTATTATTGTATAATCTTTCCTGCCTTATCCCGATAGCTATCGGAATTGTTTCTCCAGAGCGGAGCCTAAGGATGTATCAAGACAAAAAAGAAAAGTAGAAAACCCTGTCATTCATCAAGCATCTCCCTCCTTTCGTCAAACGGATTTTTCCCCCGGCCCCCGGCCCTCTTTCTTTGTACTGTAAACAGGATACGACCTTATTATTTCATCACTAAAAAAATAAAGCCATGAAAACAATGATCAGTAAAGCCATGATGCTGGTTGCTATAGCAGCAGCGCTTCTTTCTTTTTCGCCCAGGTTTGGCGGCGAGGGATTTGAAATACTCCTGAACGGGAAAGTGCTGCTGCAGCAATTCGGCAAAGACCTGAACACGGTGAAGAACCTGCAGCTCGGCCAGGTATCAGCCAATGACAAACTCACCATCCGTTATCACCACTGCGGGAACGTAGGCAAGAACAGGGTGGTTACCATTAAAGACGGGCAGGACCGGGTATTAAAACAATGGCGCTACAAGGACAGTGAATCCCGTGTTGCCGAAATGCAGTGCAGTACACAGGACATCATCACCCTGAAGAAAGCAGGCACCGATGTTTTTAAGATCTATTATTCTTCCAGCGAATTACCCAATGGACGGATGCTGGCATCCATTTCGGTCGGGAACAATGATGCGGTGAGCAGGAAGTAAATTTTGGTCCAGGTACAGAGAAAACTGCGATTTAAGATTACTGCTCTTATTTTAAGAGTAGAGAACTTATGCTGAAGCTACAGTAGCACAAAAGCAGAGTAGAGTTGTATGGCAGGAACGGGCTGTAATCGTTCCTGCCTAGATTTTTTGTTTCTTTTGTATCAAGGCAAAAGAAAAAGTAAGAAAAGAACCAAAAAATCCCGATAGCTAGCGGGACCTAATCGATTACATCCCGGTTGTGTCCGCCATTTGGCGGACTGATTAACCCCAATGCTACTGTAGCTTCAACAGCAGTTCCCGGTCCTTAGGTTTAAATAGCTGTTTGCTGTTTAAACCCAAGAACAACGAAGGGCTCCCCCAAAAATGTAACCAATAAAAATTTGCAGCGCTGCAACTCATGCCACAAATCTTATAGGTTTTTCAAATGCCTGAGGTCCTTCTCCGGGTGCTTGCCCTCATACTCAGCAAAAAAAGCCACGATCTTTTTAAAATCGGCTTCTTCGTCATTGCCGGTAAAAAAGGCTTCACCAACCACAACCTGTTTGTTCTTAAAATCCAGTGCCACCGGTAATATGGGCACCTGTGCTTTTTTGGCGATATGATAAAAGCCGCTGCGTAAACCATTCACCCGCTTACGGGTGCCTTCGGGCGCCAGGGCCAGCAAAAAATCTTCATTGCCAGCAAAAAGTGCAG from Chitinophagaceae bacterium encodes:
- a CDS encoding 1-acyl-sn-glycerol-3-phosphate acyltransferase yields the protein MVRLILKLYWKLSGWKITGSFPHHLKKMVIAVAPHTSKEDVMVGFAARRELNIPHAKFLGKQELFKGPLGWVLRKLGGTPVDRFSKHGVVDQAAALFAGNEDFLLALAPEGTRKRVNGLRSGFYHIAKKAQVPILPVALDFKNKQVVVGEAFFTGNDEEADFKKIVAFFAEYEGKHPEKDLRHLKNL
- a CDS encoding RecX family transcriptional regulator; protein product: MNKQFFSKEEAFQKAKQYCAYQERCHSEVKEKLYSFGLYRKEVEELLSKLIEENYLNEERFAIQFAGGKFRMKQWGRVKIKYTLRQKQVSEYCIKKALAGIPETDYSGTMQKLFDQKLRTLKSEKNIFIKKRKLQDHLMQKGYEPALVNSLIAGI
- a CDS encoding TonB-dependent receptor — translated: MKPIKQLLIITISFFLCTVANGQQGTKEEPVFVLTVLNERSQPVEAATLELIKDNKLVKAAITDAKGQARFEKIPAGNYTFSITSKGYHPKTTANYSFPSTINTATVTLLPSGTTLQEVSVSSRKPFVQNKQGKVILNVEAAVTNVGSTVLEVLEKSPGVTVDRNGGIALQGKTGVLVLVDDKPTYLGGAELNNLLSSMSSAQVEQIELMTNPPAKYDASGNAGIINIKTKKNKVKGFNGSLTVAAGQGVYPKNNNSLVFNYRSGKINTFLTYSMNLNKYLTDIYAYRKYYDDNGAVTSILDQPTYFSGTVFNNTIKLGADYSVTPKTTVGIVLGGTTIQRKGKSRASATWLSPAGVVDSAISTGSSSDNHFKSGLVNANLRHTISAKQELAVDIDWLNYAIRSEQYFNNRLQSSGGYNEASQGNIPSAIHIVSGKVDYTQRFGKNSTLQSGWKSSHISTDNTASYQNFHGTAWNEDYNKSNHFLYKENIHALYSSLETKYRKFSLQAGLRYEYTGYDANQLGNVLQKDSAFSRNYSGLFPSGYISYQADSSNSFTVTIGRRIDRPAFQKLNPFTFIINKYTYQTGNPFFLPQYSWNIELGHQYKSIVTTSVSYSIIKNYFSQLFLTDTAKGILYYSEGNVGRTHNIGLSATLIVSPFKWWSLTAQAVFNHKELKGYNGNANFRSDINQLNINISNQFTVLKKYTAEISGFYTSRARNDLQEVLYPTGQLSLGVARPVLKKKGTLKFSARDIFYTNAMEGLTQFTKATEYFILRRDSRVFNLSFTYRFGKAYKTVKRSSGSAGDEMERVGNG
- a CDS encoding zinc-dependent peptidase, with the protein product MQIVVLIIFIGAIIYTVWWLQKSKVLVKEPLPFQIKEILEEQVPFYQQLPENKKGSFEERTKQFLAQVKITGVKTRVEDMDRVLIAASAIIPIFNFPGWQYRNLHEVLLYPDSFDHKFEQQGAGRNILGMVGSGALNHVMILSQFELRQAFTNKTGKNNTAIHEFVHLVDKTDGDIDGVPGALLGKKYIIPWLQLMQKEMEFIRDERSDINPYGTTNEAEFFAVVSEYFFERPDFLKQKHPDLYALLLRIFSQPL